Sequence from the Paeniglutamicibacter cryotolerans genome:
CGAGCAGGTCCCGGGCTCCGGGTTGGATGTGGTGGGTCCCGCCTACCGGATGGTCGATGCAGCGGCGATGCCGCACCGGGCCGTCTTCGTGATTGGGCTGCAGCTGTCCTCGGCCCAGTGGGGGACGGCGATCGCCGCAGAGGCCGGTGCGGACCTCGGCGACGGGGCCCGCACCATTGGCGATGCCCAGGCCATTGCCGGCGAACTGCTGCGCCTGGCCGGCCTGCGCTGAATGCAGGCGCGGCGGGTTGCCGGGTTGCCCCTGACGACCCGCCTCGCTACTAGCCGGGTCTACGACTCGGTGACCTGTGCGGTGACCCTGAACCGGGCACCGCAGCAATCGGCGATTGTGGCCAGGCGCCCGAACGGTGAATCGGCTGGCTCGTCGATGACGGTGCCGCCGTGTGCTACGGCTACCTTGCAGGCCTCTTCGACGTCTTCGACCAGCCAGTAGTTCATCCAGTGGGCGGGGACCTCGGCCGGAAGGAAACCGCTGCCGTCCATGATGCCGGCCAGTGCGTCATCTCCCTCGCCCAGCGTCGTATAGTGGAAATCGTCGCTGTCGGCCATCACCGAGGTCTTCCAACCGAAGGCCTTCTCATAGAAGGCGATGGTGCCCGCATAGTCCTTGGCGTAGACCTCGTGCCAGGCGGGGGCGCCGGGTTCGACCTCTACACCGAACCCATGATGCGATTCCGGCTGCCAGGCGCCGACCGCAGCCTGGCCCGCGTCGAGGTAGACGGCCATGTGGCCGAAGGGTTCGACGTGCATCGGCGGGGCAATCACCTGCCCGCCGGCGGCCTCGACGGCTTCTGTGGTCGTTTGGATGTCGTCGGATTTCAGGTAGACGCCCCAGACATCCGGGATACCGCCCATCGCCGGGTCGTAGGGGGAGAGCCCCGCAACGAGGCGCCCGTTCAGGAGGGCATTGGTGTATCCACCATACTGCTCGGGGTCGGGATCGGTCTGTTCATATTCCCAGCCGAACAAGGCCGTGTAGAACTTCTTGCTGGCCTCGAAGTCGCTGCACATCAGATCCGTCCAGCAGGGTGCGCCGGCCGGAATGGAATCGCGGTTTGTCATGATGTCCTCCCGTGGTGAGGGTGGCGGTGATCCGTCCTCCCGTGGACAGCTTAGGCATGGGCCGGGTGCGTGGCTATGAAATCCACCGGTGAACTTGCCTCCGGTTTCCGAGGAGGTGACATCGGAGTGAAGGGCACCTCATGGGGCTCGCGGCACCGCCGGGGGACACCGTTGTTGCCTACCGGGCGGCAAATGAAAGGAAGCGGCCCCCGGATCGGGGACCGCTTCCTTGACATCTGGCGGAAGGTAAGAGATTCGAACTCTTGGTACGGGGTTACCGCACACTGGTTTTCAAGACCAGCTCCTTAGGCCGCTCGGACAACCTTCCAGACCCCAAGACTATACGCCAGCACACGTCCATCTGGGAAAACATGACAGCGTGGCGGCCTCCGGTTCCCCTAGCGACCGGTATTCTCGGGATTAACCGGCCACCCAGCGCCGGACAACCATCTGGAAGTAAGGGGACGCCGTGCCGATCATGCGGGTAGTCGAATATTCAGCTGCTGGAGGACCCGAGGTGCTGGCGCTCGCCGAACGGGAGCGACCCGTGGCCGGAAACGGTGAGGTGCTGATCAAGGTCGCCGCATTTGGGCTGAACAGGGCCGACGTGCAGCAGCGTCGTGGGGTCTACCCGCCGCCTCCCGGTGCCAGCGACATTCCCGGGCTCGAGGTGTCCGGAACGATTGCCGCACTAGGATCCGAGGCCACCGGGTTTTCCATCGGAGACGAGGTCTGTGCCTTGCTGACCGGGGGAGGCTATGCCGAATATGTGGCGGCACCCGAAGCCCAGGTACTGCCCATCCCGGCCGGGGTCGGGCTGATCGATGCCGCCGGACTGCCCGAGGTCGTAGCGACCGTCTGGTCCAACCTTTTCATGGAGGCCGGGGTGCAGGCGGGGGATAACGTCTTGATCCACGGCGGCTCCGGCGGAATCGGTTCGATGGCCATCCAGCTGGTCGCCGGGGCCGGGGCCAGCGCCATCGTCACCTGCGGGTCCGCGGAAAAGATCGCGCATTGCCTACGTCTGGGTGCACGGGCCGGCATCAACTATCGCGAGCAGGACTTCGTGGCCGAGCTGGACCGGATCACTGGAGGGGCAGGGGCCGACGTGATCCTGGACGTGGTGGGGGCAAAATATTTGGAGCAAAACGTGAAGGCGCTGGCCCCGGATGGACGACTGGTGGTCATCGGGCTGCAGGGCGGGGCGACGGCCGAGCTGAACCTCGGAGTGCTGATGGGCAAGCGGGCCCGGATCATCGGCACCACGCTGCGCTCACGCGTGGTCTCGGAGAAGGGCCGAATCATGGCTGAACTACGCGAGGAGGTATGGCCGCTCCTGGAAAACGGGAGTGTGCTAAACCATGTGGATCGCCGCTTCTCGCTCCAGGACTACCGTTCGGCGCATGAATACTTCGATTCGGGGCTTCATCGCGGAAAAATCCTGATTACCGTCTGAGGGGCGACTACCCTAGCAAGTGATGCGCGCCGGGGGGATATTCCGACGCGTAAAAACATTCCATCACTCCAGACCCGCAAGGATCATCATGAGCGCACCAACGAGCCCGCCAACGGAGCTCCCGCCGGCCGGCATCGAGCCCGCCGTCGTAGCAGACGAAGACAGCAAATGGACACCGGCGAAGATCGCACTCTGGGTCGGGATCGGGCTGCTGGGCGGCGTCGCCTGGACCGTACTGGCCATCTCCCGCGGCGAGACGATCAATGCCATCTGGTTCGTCTTCGCCGCCGTCTGCACCTACCTGATCGCGTACAGGTTCTATGCGAAGTTCATTGAACGCAAGATTGCCAAGCCCGACGACTTCAGGGCCACCCCGGCGGAGTACAACTCCAATGGCAAGGACTTCATGCCCACGGACCGCCGGGTCCTGTTCGGCCATCACTTCGCTGCCATCGCCGGAGCCGGGCCGCTGGTCGGCCCGATCCTGGCCGCACAGATGGGCTACCTCCCGGGAACCATTTGGATCATCATCGGCGTGGTGTTGGCCGGGGCCGTCCAAGATTATCTGGTGCTCCACTTCTCGATGCGCCGTGGCGGCCGCTCTCTGGGCCAGATGGCCCGTGAGGAACTCGGTCTGATCGGCGGCACCGCCGCGCTGGTGGCCACCTTGGCCATCATGATCATCATTGTGGCCATTCTCGCCCTGGTGGTCGTCAATGCGCTGGGTGAATCTGCCTGGGGCGTCTATTCGGTGGGGCTGACTATTCCGATCGCCCTGTTCATGGGCATCTACCTGCGTTACATCCGTCCGGGCAAGATCATGGAAATCTCGGTCATCGGCTTCGTCCTGCTGATGTTCGCGATCATTTCCGGTCGCTGGGTCGCCGAGTCCGCGTGGGGTTCCGAATTCTTCCACCTCGACAAGACCACGATCGCCTGGGCCATCATCGTCTACGGTTTCATTGCCGCGATCCTGCCGGTCTGGCTGTTGCTGGCTCCGCGCGACTACCTGTCCACCTTCATGAAGATCGGCGTGATCGGCCTGTTGGCCGCCGCCATCGTCGTGGTCCGTCCGGAAATTTCCGTTCCGGCGTTTTCCGAGTTCTCCGGCCGTTCCGACGGACCGGTCGTTGCCGGTTCGCTCTTCCCGTTCCTCTTCGTCACCATTGCTTGTGGTGCCCTCTCGGGCTTCCACGCGCTGATTGCCTCGGGTACCACCCCGAAGCTGGTCGAAAAGGAACGGCAGACCCGCTTCCTGGGCTACGGCGGCATGCTGATGGAATCGTTCGTGGCGATCATGGCCCTCGTGGCTGCGATCTCCATCGACCGCGGCATCTACTTCGCCATGAACTCCGGGGCTGGAGCAACCGGCGGAACCGTGGAAGGCGCGGTGGCGTTCGTGAACTCGCTGGGCCTGACCGGTGTGAACCTGACTCCGGACATGCTCACCGAATTGGCCCGCAACGTGGGAGAGGAAAGCATTGTCTCGCGCACCGGCGGTGCTCCGACCCTGGCAGTGGGCATCTCGCACATCATGCACCAGTGGTTCGGTGGAACGGCGATGATGGGTTTCTGGTACCACTTTGCCATCATGTTCGAGGCGTTATTCATCCTGACTGCCGTCGATGCGGGCACCCGGGTGGCCCGCTTCATGCTGCAGGACACCATCGGTAACTTCATCCCGAAGTTCAAGGACACTTCGTGGCGTCCGGGAGCGTGGCTGTGTACGGCGATCATGGTCGCCGGCTGGGGCTACATTCTCATTCTGGGGGTCACCGACCCGCTGGGCGGCATCAACACCTTCTTCCCGCTTTTCGGCATTTCCAACCAGCTGCTGGCGGCCATCGCGCTGGCCATCGTGATGACGATCGTGGCCAAACAGGGCAACTTCAAATACCTCTGGATCATCGTGCTGCCGCTGGCTTTCGCCACCGTCGTGACCGTCACCGCATCGTTCCTGAAGATCTTCTCCCCGGTTCCGGCCGTGGGCTACTTCGCCCAGAACAAGGCGTTCAGCGCCGCGTTGGAACGTGGGGAAACGAAGTTCGGCACAGCCAAGACCGTCGAGGCAATGGAAGCCGTGGTGCGCAACACGGGGGTCCAGGGCTGGCTCTCGGTGGTCTTCCTGGTGCTCTCACTGACCGTGATCATCGCCGCGATCATCGCCACCATCAAGGCGTTCCCGAATGGAACCACGGGTAAGGACACCGAGGATCCGTATGTGGCATCAAAGATTTACGCCCCCTCCGGGCTCATCTCCTCCCCAGCGGAGAAGGAGCTCGAAGCCGCCTGGAAGGCTCTTCCGGAACGTCTGCAGCCCACTCGCGGCCAACACTAGCCATGAGTAAGACTGCATCCGGGTGGGAGCGTTACGGGAGCCGGATTTCCGGGGGGTGGCGCGGATTCGTCGGCTACTTCGAGGGAGTCATGGGGGCGGACGCCTATCGACGCTATCTGGAACACCAGCAACGAACCCATCCGGATGCAGAGCCCCTGGGTGAACGCGCGTTCTGGCGTGACCACATGGACTGGCAGGACAAAAACCCGCAGGGCCGCTGCTGCTAGCAAACCGACCTGAGGCACGAAGACGGCGGCCACCCCTCCCGGCGCTGGAGGGGTGGCCGCCGGTTGTCTTCCCGGATCCCGTGGCATCGGGCCGCCGACGTGGCAGGATGGTGCCATGACGGACCAACCAGCGAACCAGCATGCCGAATCCGTACAGCAGGGCACAGCCCCGGGAGCGGGCCCCCATCCGTTCCCGGCGCCGCAGCTGGGCGAACCGTTCCAGGTGTCGAACGTCATCGGCGAGCCGGGAAAGGTCATGCGGCTCGGTGGCATGGTCAAGCAGTTGCTCGAGGAGGTGAAGGCCGCACCGCTGGATGAAAAAGCCAGGGCGCACTTGGCCGATATCCATGAGAGGTCCGTCGCCGAATTGGAATCCGGGCTGTCCCCGGAGCTTGCGGCCGAACTGCACCGGATCCGGCTTCCGTTCCAGGAGGGAGTGATTCCCTCCGAGTCCGAGTTGCGCATCGCCCAAGCCCAGCTGGTCGGGTGGCTCGAAGGCGTCTTCCACGGCCTGCAGGCTGCCATGGCGGCGCAGCAACTGGCCAACCAGCAGTTGGCCCAGCGGATGCAGCTGCGCCAGCTGCCACCGGGAACGCAGGTGGCCCCTGGCATCGTCATTAACGAACGGGGTGAGCCCGAGCGCATGGAAGTGTCTAAGGTTCCACGGCAAAATGATGTCGAAGGCGGTCCCGGCCAGTATCTTTAAAGCTCCTGACGTATTAGAAAGCAAGGCAAACGGTTCCATGGGGTTTTTTTCGGCCGCTCGCGAGGCACGGCGCGATGAGAAGGAACTGGGCATCGGCGTCTGGCGCCGGGCCAACGACCGGTTCTCCCGGGGACTGGATCGCTTTCACCAGGTCATCGAGGGTATCCAAGACGATGACCTGTATAACGCGCTGGTCATGATGGCTAATCACCTGGCGGAGTTGCAGGACCGCGTACGCGCCGTCTGCACCAGCGCCCAGGCTCAGAGTCCCAGCGACGACTCGGATATTCCCCACCGTTACAACGCCGTGCACCGTGCACTGTCCAAGGCGGCAAACGATCTGGCCATGACCGCGCAGTCGGCTGCCATGGCCAGGCTCGATGGGGAACGTTGGGGTTACGCGTCGGCGGGGCTCGAAAACGTCGCCCGCCGGGCGGATACCGTCGGCTCCGGTGTGGCTGCGGCCGAAGCGGCGCTGGCCGAGGCCTTCGCCAATAACAGCTAGCCTGTCCGCCCGGAGCCTCAGCCCTCGTGCTCGAGGACCTGACCGGATTTCGAACCGCGGGTTCCGGTGCTTGCGGTCTCGCGCACGGCCATGTTCCCGGCCTGCACCGCGCCCCCTGCGCGTGTCAAGGTATCCATGCCCTGCATATGCCCGTGGACTCGCCGGTGACTACTGCCGGTTTCGCCTTTGGCGGATCACGCCCGCAGTGGCGGCGGCGCTCGCGGTCACGGTGGCAGGATGGTGGATATGAGCAACCTTTCCTCTCCAGTTCTGACTTTCAACGACGGCAACACCATCCCGCAGCTTGGCTACGGCGTGTGGAAGGTGGAGAACGATGTCGCGACAGACGTCGTCGTCCAGGCCTTCGCCGCCGGTTACCGCCACATCGACACGGCCAAGGTCTACGGCAATGAAGCCGGGGTGGGCGCGGCGATCGCCGCCACCGACGTGCCGCGCGAAGACATGTTCATTACCACCAAGGTCTGGAACGCAGACCAGGGCTACGCGGAAACCCTGGCCGCATTCGACGCCTCGATGGAGCGTCTGGGTCTGGACTACCTCGACCTGTACCTGATCCACTGGCTGCAGCCCAAGCAGGGAAAACACGTCGATACCTGGCGCGCCCTGATCGACTTGAAGAAGTCGGGCCGTGTGAAGTCGATCGGCGTCTGCAACTTCACCCTCGAGGGTCTGGCCGACCTGGAAGACGCCACCGGTGTCGTGCCGGTGATCAACCAGGTCGAGACCCACCCGTACTTCCCGCAGGCCGAACTGCGCGCCTACGAGGCATCCAAGGGCATCCTGCACCAGTCCTGGTCACCGCTGGGAAATGGCTCGGAACTGCTCTCGGAGCCGACGCTCGCCACCATCGCGGCCAAGCACGGGGTCACCCCGGCGCAGGTAGTCATCGCCTGGCACCTGGCCCTGGGCAACGTGGTCATCCCGAAGTCGGTGACCCCGGAGCGCATCGTGGAGAACTACGGTTCGCTTGAGCTCACCCTCGACGCCGACGATCTTGCCGCCATCGCCACCCTGGACAAGGGTGCTGCGGGCCGTATCTCCGCTGACCCGGCAGTCAGCGACTTCGCCTAACACCTGAAACGACCGAAGCCCCGGGGATCTGCCATGTGGCAGGATCTCCGGGGCTTCGTCGGTTTACCCGGCAGTTCAGCCGAGGATGGTCCAGGGCGCGATGCTGCGCTCATCAGCGGCCAGCAAGCCGGCGCTCCAGTCATCGCGGCGTTCAGCGCGCAGGGCCGCCCCCGAGCCAGGCCACTGCCTCGAAGCGGAAACCGTGTTTCTGGGCGACGCGGGCCGACCCGTGGTTGCCGGCGTAGGCGTTCCATCCGACCTGCTCCAGGCCTTCCGGCCGGGGAGTGAAGGCGAAGTCCAGGACCGCCGTGCCGGCTTCGGTGAGGAACCGCGGCCACGGAAGCACTCGACCATCCCATAGCCGATGTCGACGCCGCCGTCGGCTATCCGAGCAGTCCTGCCAGATGGCCGCCGGTGCGGATCGCCCAGAGCGGATCAGTTCCCGCTGCCCATCCGGCATCGCTGATCGATGTGGCGAATTCCCGGGCATCGGTGAGTGTATAGGGCCTTGGAGTCGGAACCCAGGCCTGGATCCGCGGCTCCTGGCAGGCCGCGAAGAGGGCCTCGGCGTCATCGGCGCAGGGTGCCACCAGTTCAAGGGAAACCGTGGCCAGGGCTATTTTCTCCACGTGGGGAATGGTAGTCCGGTGTGCCTACGCCAAGATCGACCAAGGCTGGACGGTGCGGTCGTCGGGCGCCAGCAGCCCGGCACCCCAATCGTCTTCGAGGCCGTCCCGCCCCACGGCGGCCAGGCGGGCGGTGCCCTCGAAACGAAAACCGAGCTTCTGTGCCACCCGGGCCGAGCCGCGGTTCCCGGCCAAGGCGTTCCATCCCACTCGGTGCAGGCCCATTCCCGCGGGCGCCGGCGCAAGCGCAAAGTCGAGTACCGCTGTGCAGGCCTCGGTGAGTAGGCCCTTCGCACGGAAGTCCGGCACCATCCAGAATCCGAGATCGGCTGCACCGTGGCCGATCCGGTATAGTCCCACGATCCCCGCGAACACGTCCCCGCTCCTGATGGTCCAGATCGCCGCCGTGCCATCGGCCCAGGAATCATCGCATTGGGCGCTGGCGTAGAGGATGCCGTCTGCTTCGGTGTAGGGGACCGGAATCGGGACCCAGCGCTGGATCTCCGGATCCTGGCAGGCGGCGGTCACTGCCGTGGCATCGGTCGCGCTCGGTGGCACCAACCGCAGGGAAGCGGTGGTCAAATTCTTCTTTTCCATGCTAGAAATCCTATCGACCGCAGTGTTGGCTGCCAGCCGAATGATCGTTGTCGGATGATGAACCGAGCCACCCCGGATACGCAGGATGCCCCACAACCTCAGTTGCGGGGCATCCTGGTGTTCAGAGCCTCCTGTCAGAATCGAACTGACGACCTTTTCATTACGAGTGAAACGCTCTACCAACTGAGCTAAGGAGGCACCGTGACCTTTGGGGTCACAATCATCCACTTTATAGGGTCGAATCAGCGCCGGTCAAAACGGGGTGTTTGGAACCGGGGGAACGATCCCGTTATCAGGGTCGATGGAGGCGGGATGGAGTCACAAATTACACGTCACCATTGATGTCACCATCGTTTACTTAAAGCGGTGATCAATCTGGCCTCGTTCCCAAGGCGGATGACACGCCTTACCTCATGGCGTTGAGTGTGCCCA
This genomic interval carries:
- a CDS encoding YbdD/YjiX family protein — encoded protein: MSKTASGWERYGSRISGGWRGFVGYFEGVMGADAYRRYLEHQQRTHPDAEPLGERAFWRDHMDWQDKNPQGRCC
- a CDS encoding aldo/keto reductase, whose protein sequence is MVDMSNLSSPVLTFNDGNTIPQLGYGVWKVENDVATDVVVQAFAAGYRHIDTAKVYGNEAGVGAAIAATDVPREDMFITTKVWNADQGYAETLAAFDASMERLGLDYLDLYLIHWLQPKQGKHVDTWRALIDLKKSGRVKSIGVCNFTLEGLADLEDATGVVPVINQVETHPYFPQAELRAYEASKGILHQSWSPLGNGSELLSEPTLATIAAKHGVTPAQVVIAWHLALGNVVIPKSVTPERIVENYGSLELTLDADDLAAIATLDKGAAGRISADPAVSDFA
- a CDS encoding carbon starvation CstA family protein, with the translated sequence MSAPTSPPTELPPAGIEPAVVADEDSKWTPAKIALWVGIGLLGGVAWTVLAISRGETINAIWFVFAAVCTYLIAYRFYAKFIERKIAKPDDFRATPAEYNSNGKDFMPTDRRVLFGHHFAAIAGAGPLVGPILAAQMGYLPGTIWIIIGVVLAGAVQDYLVLHFSMRRGGRSLGQMAREELGLIGGTAALVATLAIMIIIVAILALVVVNALGESAWGVYSVGLTIPIALFMGIYLRYIRPGKIMEISVIGFVLLMFAIISGRWVAESAWGSEFFHLDKTTIAWAIIVYGFIAAILPVWLLLAPRDYLSTFMKIGVIGLLAAAIVVVRPEISVPAFSEFSGRSDGPVVAGSLFPFLFVTIACGALSGFHALIASGTTPKLVEKERQTRFLGYGGMLMESFVAIMALVAAISIDRGIYFAMNSGAGATGGTVEGAVAFVNSLGLTGVNLTPDMLTELARNVGEESIVSRTGGAPTLAVGISHIMHQWFGGTAMMGFWYHFAIMFEALFILTAVDAGTRVARFMLQDTIGNFIPKFKDTSWRPGAWLCTAIMVAGWGYILILGVTDPLGGINTFFPLFGISNQLLAAIALAIVMTIVAKQGNFKYLWIIVLPLAFATVVTVTASFLKIFSPVPAVGYFAQNKAFSAALERGETKFGTAKTVEAMEAVVRNTGVQGWLSVVFLVLSLTVIIAAIIATIKAFPNGTTGKDTEDPYVASKIYAPSGLISSPAEKELEAAWKALPERLQPTRGQH
- a CDS encoding VOC family protein, with product MTNRDSIPAGAPCWTDLMCSDFEASKKFYTALFGWEYEQTDPDPEQYGGYTNALLNGRLVAGLSPYDPAMGGIPDVWGVYLKSDDIQTTTEAVEAAGGQVIAPPMHVEPFGHMAVYLDAGQAAVGAWQPESHHGFGVEVEPGAPAWHEVYAKDYAGTIAFYEKAFGWKTSVMADSDDFHYTTLGEGDDALAGIMDGSGFLPAEVPAHWMNYWLVEDVEEACKVAVAHGGTVIDEPADSPFGRLATIADCCGARFRVTAQVTES
- a CDS encoding GNAT family N-acetyltransferase, with translation MEKIALATVSLELVAPCADDAEALFAACQEPRIQAWVPTPRPYTLTDAREFATSISDAGWAAGTDPLWAIRTGGHLAGLLG
- a CDS encoding GNAT family N-acetyltransferase, encoding MEKKNLTTASLRLVPPSATDATAVTAACQDPEIQRWVPIPVPYTEADGILYASAQCDDSWADGTAAIWTIRSGDVFAGIVGLYRIGHGAADLGFWMVPDFRAKGLLTEACTAVLDFALAPAPAGMGLHRVGWNALAGNRGSARVAQKLGFRFEGTARLAAVGRDGLEDDWGAGLLAPDDRTVQPWSILA
- a CDS encoding GNAT family N-acetyltransferase yields the protein MLPWPRFLTEAGTAVLDFAFTPRPEGLEQVGWNAYAGNHGSARVAQKHGFRFEAVAWLGGGPAR
- a CDS encoding proteasome activator — protein: MTDQPANQHAESVQQGTAPGAGPHPFPAPQLGEPFQVSNVIGEPGKVMRLGGMVKQLLEEVKAAPLDEKARAHLADIHERSVAELESGLSPELAAELHRIRLPFQEGVIPSESELRIAQAQLVGWLEGVFHGLQAAMAAQQLANQQLAQRMQLRQLPPGTQVAPGIVINERGEPERMEVSKVPRQNDVEGGPGQYL
- a CDS encoding NAD(P)H-quinone oxidoreductase — its product is MRVVEYSAAGGPEVLALAERERPVAGNGEVLIKVAAFGLNRADVQQRRGVYPPPPGASDIPGLEVSGTIAALGSEATGFSIGDEVCALLTGGGYAEYVAAPEAQVLPIPAGVGLIDAAGLPEVVATVWSNLFMEAGVQAGDNVLIHGGSGGIGSMAIQLVAGAGASAIVTCGSAEKIAHCLRLGARAGINYREQDFVAELDRITGGAGADVILDVVGAKYLEQNVKALAPDGRLVVIGLQGGATAELNLGVLMGKRARIIGTTLRSRVVSEKGRIMAELREEVWPLLENGSVLNHVDRRFSLQDYRSAHEYFDSGLHRGKILITV